The following are encoded together in the Brassica napus cultivar Da-Ae chromosome A9, Da-Ae, whole genome shotgun sequence genome:
- the LOC106367043 gene encoding protein PSK SIMULATOR 1 — MGGLCSRSSSVNNAPAGTFPHANNGHLNNGSAGDLRHKDGGDPPSPVREDKPSSESFSFPTLGTHPQNIEDGIPRLSRDLSQKSRSTKSRQAAAAVAKVSEVSSLLGRAGTMGLGKAVDVLDTLGSSMTNLNLNAGFSSATTIKGNKISILSFEVANTIVKGANLMHSLSKDSTTHLKEAVLPSEGVQNLISKDMDELLRIAAADKREELKIFSGEVVRFGNRCKDPQYHNLDRFFDRLGSEFTPQKQLKQEAETIMHQLMTFVHFTADLYHELHALDRFEQDYQRKIQEEENPSTVQRGVGDTLAILRTELKSQKKHVRNLKKKSLWSRILEEVMEKLVDVVHFLHLEIHEAFGGADSDKPANDPSINHKKLGSAGLALHYANIITQIDTLVSRSSTMPSSTRDALYQGLPPSIKSALRSRIQSFQVKEELTVPQIKAEMEKTLQWLVPVATNTTKAHHGFGWVGEWASSGSDANQRPAGQSILRIDTLHHADKEKTEAYILDLVVWLHHLVTQVRATTGFGLRSPVKSPIRSPNQKTIQLSSGSHNNQSMGSPLLTMEDQEMLRDVSKRRKTPGISKSQEFQTVAKARLCKHHRLSKSSSHSPMMGEMMKSKKDAFAMRRPSSVPIIDFEIDRMKALDVIDRVDTIRSL; from the exons ATGGGTGGGCTTTGCTCTAGGAGTTCCTCTGTAAATAACGCTCCTGCTGGAACCTTTCCACATGCTAATAATGGTCATCTCAACAATGGCTCTGCTGGTGATCTCAGACACAAAGATGGTGGTGATCCTCCTTCTCCGGTGAGGGAGGACAAGCCCTCATCAGAATCGTTTTCGTTTCCCACTCTCGGAACTCATCCTCAGAATATTGAGGACGGTATTCCCCGTTTATCAAGGGACCTATCTCAGAAATCAAGATCCACTAAGTCTAGGCAAGCTGCTGCTGCTGTGGCAAAG GTTTCCGAAGTAAGCTCACTCTTAGGCAGGGCTGGCACTATGGGACTTGGTAAAGCTGTGGATGTATTGGACACACTTGGGAGTAGCATGACCAACCTGAATCTCAATGCTGGTTTTTCTTCTGCCACCACCATTAAAGGGAATAAGATCTCTATCTTGTCCTTCGAAGTTGCTAACACCATTGTTAAAGGCGCCAATCTTATGCATTCTCTGTCTAAAGATAGCACCACACATTTGAAAGAGGCTGTGTTGCCTTCAGAAGGTGTACAAAACCTTATCTCTAAGGATATGGATGAACTCTTGAGGATAGCTGCTGCTGATAAAAG AGAAGAGTTGAAGATTTTTTCTGGAGAGGTGGTGCGTTTTGGGAATCGTTGCAAGGACCCTCAGTACCACAACCTGGATCGCTTCTTTGACAG GTTGGGCTCTGAATTTACTCCCCAGAAACAATTGAAACAGGAAGCAGAAACCATAATGCACCAGCTGATGACTTTTGTTCATTTCACAGCT GACTTGTATCATGAACTCCATGCGCTGGATAGGTTTGAACAAGACTACCAACGTAAGATCCAGGAAGAAGAGAACCCAAGCACAGTACAACGAG GTGTGGGAGATACCCTCGCTATCTTGAGAACTGAATTAAAGAGTCAGAAGAAGCATGTAAGAAACCTAAAGAAAAAATCTCTTTGGTCTAGGATCTTAGAAGAG GTGATGGAGAAACTAGTGGACGTTGTCCATTTCTTGCATTTGGAGATTCACGAAGCCTTTGGTGGTGCAG ATTCTGACAAGCCTGCAAATGACCCATCAATCAATCATAAAAAGTTGGGCTCTGCAGGTCTTGCCTTACATTACGCAAACATCATAACTCAAATTGATACTCTT GTGTCCCGGTCTAGCACTATGCCTTCGAGCACAAGAGATGCTTTGTACCAAGGTTTGCCCCCAAGTATAAAATCTGCTTTACGCTCCAGAATACAGTCCTTCCAGGTTAAGGAAGAG CTCACTGTTCCTCAAATAAAAGCCGAAATGGAAAAAACGTTGCAGTGGCTTGTTCCTGTTGCTACAAACACAACCAA AGCGCATCACGGGTTTGGATGGGTTGGGGAATGGGCAAGTTCCGG GTCAGATGCGAACCAGAGACCAGCAGGTCAGAGCATACTAAGGATAGATACGCTTCACCATGCAGATAAAGAAAAAACTGAGGCTTACATATTAGACCTGGTGGTGTGGCTGCATCATCTGGTTACCCAAGTGAGGGCAACTACTGGTTTTGGGCTAAGATCTCCGGTAAAGTCTCCAATCAGATCACCTAACCAGAAAACGATCCAGCTCTCGAGCGGTTCACACAACAACCAAAGTATGGGGTCTCCGTTGCTGACGATGGAAGATCAAGAGATGCTTAGAGACGTGAGCAAGAGAAGGAAAACGCCAGGAATCAGCAAGAGCCAAGAGTTTCAGACGGTGGCTAAAGCAAGGCTGTGTAAGCATCACAGGCTGAGCAAAAGCAGTAGCCACTCGCCAATGATGGgggagatgatgaagagtaaGAAGGATGCATTCGCAATGAGAAGGCCTTCATCTGTGCCAATCATTGACTTTGAGATAGATCGCATGAAAGCCCTGGATGTGATTGATCGTGTGGACACCATTCGGAGCTTGTAG
- the LOC106367042 gene encoding embryogenesis-associated protein EMB8 — MDDPTTPSPYDLLFEGLWLIPIRHYLYALILIWTVFFYNFVEFHFLGDAVLQYFRGRVNLIYNPDSPIYHGVVSRCRTLHGRYVATPWLASPHLQTCFLNFHGLPPVFTYTRKLFRASDGGTIALDWLTNSHVADEDPHNQKEISKEDTTPIAVVIPGLTSDSSSAYLKHLAYNTAKSGWNVVISNHRGLGGISVTSDCFYNAGWTEDVRVVLDHLQHEFPMAPLFAIGTSIGANILVKYLGEEGEKTPLRGGVAICSPWDLLIGDRFISRKFKQRLYDRALTIGLQGYAQLHEPQYTRLANWEGIKKSRSIRDFDNHATCHVGKFETVDTFYRKSSSTQYVGNVAVPLLCISALDDPLCTKEAIPWEECRANKNIVLVTTNHGGHLAFFEGLTASSLWWVRATNEFLGALSCSRYMHTQKIQESGSSGSRKQEEPSINQGPYLNIGEDGLVAAVNLEENTTRSKDATQVLKQRGPKVKDKRSFNVLCRQTKRSIWLLGYIGMVTGFPLVGMLMNYLFRKKQRPITASKS, encoded by the exons ATGGACGATCCGACGACCCCTTCTCCATACGATCTTCTCTTTGAAGGTCTCTGGCTCATCCCAATTCGTCACTATCTCTACGCTCTCATCCTCATCTGGACCGTATTCTTCTACAATTTCGTGGAGTTCCATTTCCTTGGTGATGCGGTTCTTCAGTATTTCAGAGGTCGAGTGAATCTCATCTACAACCCAGATTCTCCTATTTACCACGGTGTTGTCTCTCGCTGCCGGACTCTTCACGGCCG GTATGTGGCGACACCGTGGTTAGCGAGTCCTCATCTTCAGACTTGTTTCCTTAATTTCCATGGATTGCCTCCCGTTTTCACCTACACAAG AAAGCTCTTTCGTGCTTCTGATGGTGGAACCATTGCTCTCGATTGGCTTACCAACTCCCAtg ttGCTGATGAGGATCCTCACAATCAGAAAGAAATCAGTAAAGAAGACACAACTCCCATTGCTGTTGTTATTCCAGGGCTAACTAGTGATTCTTCTTCTGCA TATCTAAAGCACCTTGCCTATAACACTGCAAAATCCGGTTGGAATGTTGTTATTAGCAACCATAGAGGACTGGGTGGTATTTCTGTCACT TCCGATTGCTTCTATAATGCTGGATGGACAGAGGATGTACGGGTAGTTCTTGATCATCTTCAACACGAGTTCCCTATGGCTCCTCTCTTTGCTATTGGAACTAGCATTGGCGCTAATATTCTG GTGAAATACCTTGGGGAAGAGGGTGAGAAGACTCCTCTGAGGGGCGGTGTTGCTATTTGCTCTCCATGGGACCTCTTG ATTGGTGACAGGTTTATCTCCCGAAAATTCAAACAAAGGTTGTACGACAGAGCTCTAACCATCGGACTTCAAGGTTATGCCCAATT ACATGAACCTCAGTATACACGGCTTGCTAATTGGGAAGGCATAAAAAAG TCACGTTCCATCCGAGATTTTGACAATCATGCTACATGTCATGTCGGGAAATTTGAG ACTGTGGATACGTTTTACCGAAAATCTAGCAGTACCCAATACGTAGGAAACGTGGCGGTGCCGCTACTCTGTATCAGTGCTCTAGATGATCCCTTATGCACAAAGGAAGCTATCCCTTGGGAAGAATGCCG gGCAAACAAAAACATTGTCTTGGTGACAACAAATCACGGGGGACATCTAGCTTTTTTCGAAGGATTAACTGCATCTAGCTTGTG GTGGGTTCGGGCCACCAACGAGTTTCTTGGCGCCCTTAGCTGCAGTCGCTATATGCATACACAGAAA ATTCAAGAGAGTGGAAGCTCAGGATCAAGAAAGCAGGAGGAACCTTCAATAAACCAAGGCCCGTACCTGAACATTGGAGAAGACGGGTTGGTAGCAGCAGTCAACTTGGAGGAAAACACCACACGGTCAAAAGATGCAACACAAGTATTGAAACAGAGAGGACCAAAGGTTAAAGATAAGAGAAGCTTTAACGTGTTGTGCCGCCAGACAAAACGGTCCATATGGTTGCTTGGTTACATAGGCATGGTAACAGGTTTCCCTTTAGTTGGGATGCTCATGAACTACCTCTTTCGTAAGAAGCAACGACCCATAACAGCCTCCAAGTCCTGA